Proteins from a genomic interval of Thermodesulfobacteriota bacterium:
- a CDS encoding cytosolic protein — protein MPSSADYDTPWKEILTRYFPEFMAFFFPVAHGGIDWSQGHVFLDKELRQVTRDAKLGRRLADKLAKVWRQDGGEAWVLVHPEIQGQPQEV, from the coding sequence ATGCCGTCGTCCGCCGATTACGATACCCCATGGAAGGAGATCCTGACCCGATACTTTCCGGAATTCATGGCCTTTTTCTTTCCGGTCGCCCACGGCGGCATCGACTGGTCCCAGGGCCATGTCTTCCTGGACAAGGAGCTGCGGCAGGTGACCCGGGACGCCAAGCTTGGCCGGCGGCTGGCGGACAAATTGGCCAAGGTGTGGCGCCAGGACGGCGGCGAGGCCTGGGTGCTGGTGCATCCGGAGATCCAGGGCCAGCCCCAGGAGGTCT